A single window of Rhizobium sp. SL42 DNA harbors:
- a CDS encoding cobalt-precorrin-5B (C(1))-methyltransferase codes for MSKPSKTTSSAPTEADDLRVERPDIALRTGWTTGACATAATKAALTALLTGEFPDPVSITLPRGETPAFALATEGINGDSAFAGIIKDAGDDPDVTHGATVVAKLRRTNPGSGIVFVAGDGVGMVTKAGLPIAPGEAAINPVPRQMMTKEVEALCASHGIAADIEITISVPGGDLLAEQTWNPRLGILGGISILGTTGIVHPFSCAAWIHSIHRGIDVARAEGLTHVLGATGSTSEKTAQAFHNLPDGALLDMGDFAGGLLKYLRAHPVPRLTIAGGFAKMAKLAQGALDLHSSRSQIDNNYFLSLDCIKNLNQETRDKIRFANTALEVLEITKEHGVKIASPVAEAARLSACGVLRGAPIQVDVIVTDRKGNILAHAR; via the coding sequence ATGAGCAAGCCGAGCAAAACCACATCCAGCGCACCGACCGAGGCGGACGACCTGCGCGTGGAAAGGCCTGATATCGCGCTGCGCACCGGCTGGACCACCGGCGCATGTGCGACGGCCGCAACCAAGGCGGCACTGACGGCACTGCTGACAGGAGAATTCCCCGACCCTGTTTCGATCACCCTTCCGCGCGGCGAGACACCGGCCTTTGCCCTCGCAACCGAAGGCATCAACGGCGATAGTGCCTTTGCAGGCATCATTAAGGATGCAGGCGATGATCCTGATGTGACCCATGGCGCTACCGTAGTGGCTAAACTGCGCCGGACAAATCCCGGAAGCGGCATCGTCTTTGTGGCCGGCGACGGCGTGGGAATGGTGACTAAGGCTGGCCTGCCGATCGCCCCCGGTGAAGCGGCGATCAATCCGGTGCCGCGCCAGATGATGACGAAGGAAGTGGAGGCGCTTTGCGCCAGCCATGGCATCGCGGCTGATATCGAGATTACCATTTCGGTCCCTGGAGGCGATCTGCTCGCAGAGCAGACCTGGAACCCGCGCCTCGGCATCCTCGGCGGCATTTCAATTCTCGGCACGACCGGGATCGTTCATCCCTTTTCCTGCGCCGCCTGGATCCACTCGATCCATCGCGGCATCGATGTCGCCCGCGCCGAGGGGCTGACCCACGTACTCGGCGCGACCGGCTCCACGTCCGAAAAGACGGCGCAGGCCTTTCACAATCTGCCCGATGGCGCTTTGCTCGACATGGGTGATTTTGCCGGCGGCCTGCTGAAATATCTGCGCGCGCACCCCGTTCCCCGCCTGACGATCGCCGGCGGCTTCGCCAAGATGGCAAAGCTCGCCCAGGGCGCGCTGGACCTCCATTCGTCACGCAGCCAGATCGATAATAATTATTTTTTATCATTGGATTGCATCAAAAACTTAAATCAAGAGACAAGAGATAAAATCCGGTTTGCGAACACAGCACTTGAAGTTCTTGAAATAACAAAAGAACATGGAGTAAAAATTGCCTCTCCAGTCGCCGAGGCGGCGCGTTTGTCGGCCTGCGGCGTCCTCAGGGGTGCCCCCATCCAGGTCGACGTGATCGTCACCGATCGCAAGGGAAACATCCTCGCCCATGCCCGGTAA
- a CDS encoding cobalt-precorrin-6A reductase, which produces MPGKLPTDTPQEPRTGDRQRILILGGTAEARELAGKLVADGHEVTTSLAGRTADPVLPAGEIRIGGFGGAEGLAAYLRENAVSRIIDATHPFARRISENAIRAAAETGIVLEQVVRPRWQKQPGDRWRQVTTLEQAAGLLPSGATVFLALGRQYLDAFLPRVDCRFIIRMVDPPERPLGFFDHALVLGKPASDPAREADLMTAHGITHLVARNSGGPAGYAKIIAARELGLQVIMLERE; this is translated from the coding sequence ATGCCCGGTAAACTGCCCACTGACACGCCTCAAGAACCGCGCACCGGAGACCGCCAAAGGATCCTCATCCTCGGCGGCACGGCCGAAGCGCGCGAATTGGCAGGCAAGCTGGTTGCGGACGGCCACGAGGTGACGACGAGCCTTGCAGGGCGCACGGCAGATCCGGTCCTTCCAGCCGGCGAAATCCGCATCGGCGGCTTTGGCGGCGCCGAGGGACTGGCGGCTTATCTTCGAGAAAATGCCGTTAGCCGGATCATCGACGCCACCCATCCCTTTGCCCGCCGGATCTCCGAAAATGCCATCCGCGCGGCTGCCGAAACCGGCATCGTGCTGGAACAGGTGGTTCGCCCGCGCTGGCAGAAACAGCCGGGCGACCGCTGGCGACAGGTCACCACACTGGAGCAGGCCGCCGGGCTCCTGCCGTCCGGAGCCACGGTTTTCCTCGCCCTCGGTCGCCAGTATCTCGATGCCTTCCTGCCACGTGTCGACTGCCGTTTCATCATTCGCATGGTCGATCCGCCGGAAAGGCCGCTCGGCTTTTTCGACCATGCGCTGGTCCTCGGCAAACCGGCAAGCGACCCGGCCCGCGAGGCGGATCTGATGACGGCACACGGCATCACCCATCTCGTTGCCCGCAATTCCGGCGGGCCGGCCGGTTACGCCAAGATCATCGCCGCCCGCGAACTTGGCCTGCAGGTCATCATGCTGGAACGAGAATGA
- a CDS encoding nuclear transport factor 2 family protein translates to MKDTDGESIAYPVQMQLEAYNARDIESFMQWWREDCAYYAFPDTLLARGTTEIRARHVERFKEPNLHGKLLSRSVVGNVVVDHETVTRTFPEGPGEVDVICIYEIEAGKIARAWFKVGAPRLDQA, encoded by the coding sequence ATGAAGGATACTGACGGGGAAAGCATCGCCTATCCGGTGCAGATGCAACTCGAGGCCTACAATGCCCGCGATATCGAGAGCTTCATGCAGTGGTGGCGGGAGGACTGTGCCTACTACGCCTTTCCCGACACGCTTCTCGCCCGAGGGACAACGGAGATCCGCGCCCGCCATGTCGAGCGCTTCAAGGAGCCGAACCTGCACGGCAAGCTGCTGAGCCGATCCGTCGTCGGCAATGTCGTGGTCGACCACGAGACCGTCACCCGCACCTTCCCGGAGGGTCCAGGCGAAGTGGACGTGATCTGCATCTACGAAATCGAGGCCGGCAAGATCGCCAGGGCCTGGTTCAAGGTCGGTGCGCCGCGCCTGGATCAGGCGTAA
- a CDS encoding nucleoside hydrolase, producing the protein MHKVIFDTDPGVDDAMALLFLHHHPEIDLIGITSVFGNATIETTTRNALFLKREWQIAAPVARGAGETFIPHRVTHAPPTFIHGDDGLGNIGVPEVTDIQPDPRPAHRFIVDLVRAHPGEVTLVAVGRMTNLANALKEDPEIVTLVKEVVIMGGAFDTNGNVTPAAEANIHGDPEAADIVMTATWPVVVVGLDVTLKTVMTRQALADIRDAAGKRAQLLFDLSQFYIKFYEGRVQDGMVVHDSCACVYVVAPELFTTRSGPIRVVCGGIADGQTIQKPDGKGFGPSDWDGNLPSQKICVDVEADAVLKLIHDTIVAVKED; encoded by the coding sequence ATGCACAAGGTCATTTTCGATACGGATCCGGGCGTCGATGACGCAATGGCGCTGCTCTTTCTCCACCACCACCCGGAGATCGACCTGATCGGTATCACCAGCGTTTTCGGCAATGCAACGATCGAGACCACCACGCGCAATGCGCTGTTCCTCAAGCGTGAATGGCAGATCGCGGCTCCGGTCGCCCGGGGGGCTGGCGAAACCTTCATTCCCCATCGCGTGACGCATGCGCCGCCGACCTTCATTCACGGGGATGACGGGCTCGGCAATATCGGCGTGCCCGAGGTGACCGACATTCAGCCGGATCCGCGTCCGGCGCATCGTTTCATCGTCGACTTGGTCCGCGCCCATCCGGGCGAGGTGACGCTGGTCGCCGTCGGCCGCATGACCAACCTCGCCAATGCGCTAAAGGAAGATCCGGAAATTGTCACCCTGGTCAAGGAGGTTGTCATCATGGGCGGCGCCTTCGACACCAACGGCAATGTCACGCCGGCGGCCGAAGCCAATATCCATGGCGACCCGGAAGCCGCCGACATCGTGATGACCGCGACATGGCCGGTGGTCGTGGTTGGCCTCGACGTCACGCTGAAGACGGTAATGACCCGCCAGGCTCTTGCCGATATCCGCGATGCGGCGGGCAAGCGTGCACAATTGCTGTTCGACCTGTCGCAATTCTACATCAAGTTCTACGAGGGCCGCGTTCAGGACGGCATGGTCGTGCATGACAGCTGCGCCTGCGTCTATGTCGTGGCGCCTGAACTGTTCACCACCCGCTCCGGTCCGATCCGCGTCGTTTGCGGTGGCATTGCCGATGGCCAGACGATCCAGAAGCCCGACGGCAAGGGATTTGGCCCATCCGACTGGGATGGCAACCTGCCGAGCCAGAAGATCTGTGTCGATGTCGAAGCTGATGCAGTGTTGAAGCTGATCCACGACACGATCGTGGCGGTCAAGGAAGACTGA
- a CDS encoding GFA family protein: MSDDTNVHAGSCRCGQVQLKVRGKPLITMACHCTGCRKMTASAFSLSALYPLDAVEVHGLQPVIGGMHGDLHHNFCPHCLSWIFTRAKMLGPLINVRATMLDNAAELAPFIETCTDEKLPWVVTPAVHSYGKFPPPNDFPQLMQAFAETTG, translated from the coding sequence ATGTCCGATGATACCAATGTTCACGCCGGAAGTTGCCGCTGCGGCCAGGTCCAGCTGAAGGTTCGCGGCAAACCGCTGATCACCATGGCCTGTCATTGCACCGGCTGCCGGAAGATGACGGCAAGCGCCTTTTCGCTGAGCGCGCTCTATCCGCTGGATGCGGTCGAGGTGCATGGGCTTCAGCCAGTCATCGGCGGCATGCACGGTGATCTCCATCACAATTTCTGTCCCCATTGCCTGAGCTGGATCTTCACCCGCGCCAAGATGCTCGGGCCGCTGATCAATGTGCGCGCGACCATGCTCGACAATGCCGCGGAGCTTGCGCCCTTCATCGAGACCTGCACGGACGAAAAGCTGCCTTGGGTCGTCACACCGGCCGTCCACAGTTATGGCAAGTTTCCGCCGCCGAACGACTTTCCGCAACTGATGCAGGCTTTCGCCGAGACTACCGGCTGA
- the cobM gene encoding precorrin-4 C(11)-methyltransferase — protein MTVYFIGAGPGAPDLITVRGLRLIERCPVCLYAGSLVPEETVKCAPEGAIVKDTAPMHLDEIIADIEAAHARGEDVARVHSGDPSIYGAIAEQMRRLDALGIPYDVVPGVPAFAATAARLKTELTLPEIAQTIIITRTEMKASSMPEFETLEILGKSRATLAIHLSIRNLPHIRDTLTPYYGEDCPVVVAYRSTWPDEMFIRTTLKDMADEVRKAKLTRTALIMVGQVFGHVEFRDSDLYNSDFTHVLRNAGKKKKKVAS, from the coding sequence ATGACCGTCTATTTCATCGGTGCCGGACCCGGCGCGCCAGATCTGATCACCGTGCGGGGCCTGAGGCTCATCGAGCGCTGCCCGGTCTGCCTCTATGCCGGGTCGCTGGTGCCGGAGGAGACGGTCAAATGCGCGCCGGAAGGGGCGATCGTCAAGGATACGGCGCCGATGCATCTCGACGAGATCATTGCCGATATCGAGGCAGCGCATGCGCGTGGCGAGGATGTCGCGCGGGTGCATTCCGGCGATCCATCGATCTATGGCGCGATTGCCGAGCAGATGCGCCGGCTCGACGCACTCGGCATTCCGTATGACGTTGTGCCCGGCGTTCCGGCCTTTGCGGCCACCGCGGCACGGTTGAAAACCGAGCTCACCCTGCCGGAGATCGCCCAGACGATCATCATCACGCGCACCGAGATGAAGGCGTCGTCGATGCCGGAATTCGAAACGCTGGAGATCCTCGGCAAGTCGCGGGCAACGCTCGCCATCCACTTGTCGATCCGCAACCTGCCGCATATCCGGGATACGCTGACGCCTTACTATGGCGAGGATTGCCCGGTGGTGGTGGCTTATCGTTCGACCTGGCCGGACGAAATGTTCATCCGCACGACATTGAAGGACATGGCCGATGAGGTTCGAAAGGCCAAGTTGACCCGTACGGCTCTGATCATGGTCGGCCAGGTCTTCGGACATGTCGAGTTTCGCGACAGCGATCTCTACAATTCCGATTTTACCCACGTGCTGCGCAATGCCGGCAAGAAGAAAAAGAAGGTCGCAAGCTAG
- the cobJ gene encoding precorrin-3B C(17)-methyltransferase, giving the protein MKDTHRPAVLVLSDSAADLGRRIAGIVDGELHGARARVTDADRYFDMAKTHIQVLFAEGRPLVAVMASGALIRLLAPVLSDKHSEPPVLAVSEDGASVVPLLGGHHGANDLARLLADGLSAHAAITTAGDLKFGVALDQPPAGYRLSCPANAKAVMAELVAGCSARLIGTAPWLSHSRIPFDDEASVTLTVTDKTKTADELELVYYPRTLVLGMGSERHASAAEAIVLAEQALASGGLAAESLAAVASIDVKADEAAIHAVARHFNVPARFFPAAVLEAETPRLKNPSDVVFAEVGCHGVAEGAALAAVGARGELVVEKIKSKGATAAIARAPSVIDPQAVGRARGTLFVVGIGPGSDGWRSPEVSSMVSQSTDLVGYSLYLDLLGPLAQGKARHDFDLGKEEARVVHAMELAGEGRTVALVCSGDAGIYAMATLVFELFDKGGITDAASRIEVQVSPGISALQAAAARIGAPLGHDFCTISLSDLLTPWEHIQRRVKAAGEGDFVIAFYNPVSMKRRTQLAYARDELLKYRPFDTPVILATNLGREGETVRTVPLGALNVDDVDMLTVVVVGSSESRTVTTGDGKTWVYTPRGYSGKAESGMKG; this is encoded by the coding sequence ATGAAGGATACCCACAGGCCCGCAGTGCTCGTGCTCAGCGATAGCGCCGCCGATCTTGGTCGGCGCATTGCCGGCATCGTCGATGGCGAACTGCATGGCGCGCGGGCGCGCGTGACTGACGCCGACCGTTATTTCGACATGGCGAAGACCCATATCCAGGTGCTATTTGCCGAAGGACGCCCGCTGGTCGCTGTCATGGCGTCCGGGGCGCTCATCCGGCTTCTGGCCCCGGTCCTTTCCGACAAGCATTCGGAGCCGCCGGTTCTTGCCGTGTCGGAGGATGGCGCCTCGGTGGTTCCGTTGCTCGGCGGCCACCACGGCGCCAATGACCTGGCCCGCTTGCTTGCAGACGGTCTTTCAGCCCATGCCGCGATCACCACCGCCGGAGACCTGAAATTCGGCGTGGCGCTCGACCAGCCGCCAGCGGGCTACCGCCTTTCCTGCCCTGCCAATGCCAAGGCAGTGATGGCCGAACTGGTCGCCGGCTGCTCGGCAAGGCTTATCGGCACTGCCCCCTGGCTTTCCCATTCCCGCATTCCCTTCGATGATGAGGCATCCGTGACGCTGACTGTGACAGACAAAACCAAGACTGCGGACGAGCTGGAGCTGGTCTACTATCCGCGAACCCTTGTGCTCGGCATGGGGTCGGAACGTCACGCCAGCGCTGCGGAAGCGATTGTGCTGGCCGAACAGGCGCTCGCGTCCGGGGGGCTTGCAGCCGAAAGCCTGGCTGCGGTTGCATCGATCGACGTCAAGGCCGATGAAGCCGCGATCCATGCCGTCGCCCGCCATTTCAACGTGCCGGCCCGCTTTTTTCCGGCAGCGGTGCTGGAAGCCGAGACGCCGCGGTTAAAGAACCCGTCCGACGTGGTCTTCGCAGAGGTCGGCTGCCATGGCGTCGCCGAGGGGGCGGCACTTGCGGCGGTTGGCGCGCGTGGCGAACTGGTCGTTGAAAAGATCAAGTCCAAGGGGGCAACCGCCGCGATCGCGCGCGCGCCGTCCGTGATCGATCCGCAGGCGGTCGGTCGGGCTCGCGGCACGCTGTTCGTCGTCGGCATCGGTCCAGGTTCTGATGGTTGGCGTTCGCCGGAAGTCTCCTCCATGGTCAGCCAATCGACCGATCTGGTCGGTTACTCGCTCTACCTCGACCTGCTTGGTCCGCTTGCCCAAGGCAAGGCGCGCCACGACTTCGACCTTGGCAAGGAAGAGGCGCGCGTCGTGCATGCGATGGAGCTTGCGGGCGAAGGCAGGACGGTGGCGCTCGTCTGCTCCGGCGACGCCGGCATCTATGCCATGGCGACGCTCGTCTTCGAACTGTTTGACAAGGGCGGCATCACCGATGCGGCCAGCCGTATCGAGGTCCAGGTTTCGCCTGGCATTTCCGCGCTGCAGGCCGCGGCCGCCCGGATCGGCGCGCCGCTCGGCCATGACTTCTGCACTATTTCCCTGTCCGACCTGCTGACGCCGTGGGAGCATATCCAGCGGCGCGTCAAGGCAGCGGGCGAGGGCGACTTCGTCATCGCCTTCTACAATCCCGTCTCGATGAAGCGCCGTACCCAGCTTGCCTATGCCCGCGACGAATTGCTGAAATACCGCCCCTTCGACACGCCGGTGATCCTTGCCACCAATCTCGGGCGCGAAGGCGAAACTGTGCGCACCGTGCCGCTTGGCGCGCTGAACGTCGATGATGTCGACATGCTGACGGTGGTGGTGGTCGGGTCTTCCGAAAGCCGGACGGTCACGACCGGCGACGGCAAGACCTGGGTCTATACGCCGCGTGGTTATTCGGGCAAGGCCGAGAGTGGAATGAAGGGCTGA
- the cobI gene encoding precorrin-2 C(20)-methyltransferase, protein MTGKLYGLGLGPGDPELLTLKAHRILTSCPVIAYPAPDTGPSFARQIAAPYLTAAQLEVPIVVPMRVERFPAQETYSHAAEVLARHLDAGADVAVLCEGDPFFYGSFMYLFERLADRYLTEVVPGVSSMMAAAAGLGRPLAARNDVLSVLPGPLDDDVLAARIAASGAVAIIKIGRHFSRIRALIAELGLTAQAGYVERVSLAEQRLIPLADVSEDVAPYFSMILIYKGAEAWHPALASRLGVEPGA, encoded by the coding sequence ATGACTGGTAAACTCTACGGTCTTGGCCTTGGCCCCGGCGATCCGGAACTGTTGACCCTGAAGGCGCATCGCATTCTGACGTCGTGCCCAGTCATCGCCTATCCCGCCCCGGATACCGGGCCGAGCTTCGCCCGGCAAATTGCCGCGCCCTATCTGACGGCTGCGCAACTCGAGGTGCCGATCGTGGTGCCGATGCGGGTCGAGCGCTTTCCGGCGCAGGAAACCTATAGCCATGCGGCCGAGGTTCTGGCACGACATCTCGATGCCGGTGCGGATGTTGCCGTATTGTGCGAAGGCGATCCGTTCTTCTACGGCTCCTTCATGTATCTGTTCGAGCGGCTGGCTGATCGGTATCTGACCGAGGTCGTTCCGGGCGTGTCATCGATGATGGCTGCCGCCGCCGGGCTGGGTCGACCGCTGGCTGCGCGCAACGACGTGTTGAGCGTGCTTCCCGGTCCCCTTGACGACGACGTTTTGGCGGCACGCATCGCGGCCTCCGGCGCGGTCGCAATCATCAAGATCGGCCGCCATTTTTCCCGCATCCGCGCCTTGATCGCAGAGCTCGGGCTGACGGCGCAGGCCGGTTATGTCGAGCGTGTCAGTCTCGCGGAACAGCGGCTGATACCGCTTGCCGACGTGTCCGAGGATGTCGCGCCCTATTTCTCGATGATCCTGATCTACAAGGGCGCCGAAGCATGGCACCCGGCGCTGGCAAGCCGGCTGGGCGTGGAGCCGGGCGCATGA